In a single window of the Hydrogenobaculum sp. 3684 genome:
- the galE gene encoding UDP-glucose 4-epimerase GalE produces MKKIAITGGAGYIGSHMLKEALKRGYDVLVIDNLSTGHKEFIKGGKFLQADIQSKETLEALLEFKPGAIVHFAAYIAVEESVQEPIKYYENNFCNSLKLLEYALKAGIKNFIFSSTAAVYGIKSDKPVKETDSIEPINPYGRAKANFEKALEDVSRVSDLKYVAIRYFNVAGADPEGELGQISKKPTHLILRALKAAKGEIKDFGIYGTDYNTKDGTCIRDYIHVSDLVDAHFEAMRYLEEGGKSDLFNCGYGRGLSVKEVVDIVKEVTSVDFPVYNYDRRPGDPPVLIANVDKIKNNLNWKPKYDDPYFIVKTAWEWEKKQR; encoded by the coding sequence ATGAAAAAAATAGCCATCACCGGAGGGGCTGGTTATATAGGCTCTCATATGCTAAAAGAAGCTCTAAAAAGAGGGTACGATGTTCTTGTTATAGACAACCTATCTACAGGGCATAAAGAGTTTATAAAAGGTGGAAAGTTTTTGCAAGCTGATATACAAAGTAAAGAGACATTAGAAGCACTTTTAGAGTTTAAACCAGGTGCAATAGTACATTTTGCAGCCTATATAGCTGTTGAAGAATCTGTGCAAGAGCCTATAAAATATTATGAAAACAATTTTTGCAACAGTTTAAAGCTTTTAGAATACGCTTTAAAAGCAGGTATAAAAAACTTTATATTCTCATCCACTGCAGCCGTTTACGGTATAAAATCCGATAAACCTGTAAAAGAAACGGATTCAATAGAACCAATAAACCCCTATGGCAGAGCGAAGGCAAACTTTGAAAAAGCCCTAGAAGATGTATCAAGAGTAAGCGATTTAAAGTATGTGGCCATTAGATATTTTAACGTAGCTGGGGCAGATCCAGAAGGAGAGCTTGGGCAAATTTCCAAAAAACCAACACATCTTATATTAAGGGCTTTAAAAGCTGCAAAAGGTGAGATAAAAGATTTTGGTATATACGGCACAGATTACAACACAAAAGACGGTACTTGCATAAGAGATTATATCCATGTATCAGATCTTGTGGATGCTCATTTTGAGGCAATGAGATATCTCGAAGAAGGTGGCAAATCAGATTTATTTAACTGTGGCTACGGAAGAGGTTTGAGTGTAAAAGAGGTAGTGGATATAGTAAAAGAGGTAACAAGTGTTGATTTTCCAGTATACAATTACGATAGAAGACCGGGAGATCCACCTGTTCTTATTGCCAACGTTGATAAGATAAAAAACAATTTAAACTGGAAACCAAAATACGACGATCCTTACTTTATAGTAAAAACCGCTTGGGAATGGGAGAAAAAACAACGTTAA
- the rpiB gene encoding ribose 5-phosphate isomerase B, with protein MRIAIGSDHAGFDLKEALKEHIISKGHELIDCGTHSKESTDYPLYAKEVALHIKNQKADRGILICGSGLGMSISANKIKGIRAALCLNEYMARMSVKDNNANILCLGGRVIGVELAKSIVDAWFDAHFEGGRHERRLRIISSFEEEGI; from the coding sequence ATGAGAATAGCCATAGGCTCAGATCATGCTGGGTTTGACTTAAAAGAAGCCTTAAAAGAACACATAATATCAAAAGGCCATGAGCTAATAGATTGCGGTACACATTCCAAAGAATCCACAGATTATCCTCTTTATGCCAAAGAAGTGGCTCTTCATATTAAAAACCAAAAAGCCGACAGAGGCATACTAATATGTGGAAGTGGGCTTGGTATGTCTATCAGTGCCAACAAGATAAAGGGCATAAGAGCTGCTCTTTGCCTAAACGAATATATGGCAAGGATGAGCGTAAAAGATAACAACGCAAACATCCTATGTTTAGGCGGTAGAGTAATAGGGGTTGAATTGGCAAAATCTATAGTGGATGCTTGGTTTGATGCCCACTTTGAAGGTGGAAGACACGAAAGAAGATTAAGGATTATATCATCTTTTGAAGAAGAAGGTATATAA
- the gatB gene encoding Asp-tRNA(Asn)/Glu-tRNA(Gln) amidotransferase subunit GatB — translation MAMEFEPVIGLEVHVHMDTKTKMFCSCKIEYDAPPNTNVCPVCMALPGSLPVINKKAVEYGIRTSLALNCNINLTSIMARKHYFYPDLPKGYQISQYEKPLAEHGFVLLENKKVRIRRLHLEEDAGKNNHYENSSLVDLNRAGTPLMEIVTEPDINSAEEAKEFLEKLRAIVRYAGVSKADMEKGQLRCDVNVSLRPKGSQELGTRVEVKNVNSFKFVQKAIEYEIERQKAILLEGKAVEQETRGFDPQSGKTFVMRTKEEAEDYRYFKDPDLFPLVITKELLKSIKDNMPELPDERIERLMKDYGLSRYEASVLTNLKELGDFFQEATKYTKEYKALSNWLLNDVLGFMNENQIEEIPITPQHLAKLVELIKQDVISTKIAKEVIKEMLTSKKDPDVIIEEKGLKQISNEDEIKAVVISVLEKFPQERERLKNGEEKLIGFLVGEVMKITKGKANPKLVNKLIRECL, via the coding sequence ATGGCTATGGAATTTGAGCCAGTTATAGGGTTGGAAGTGCATGTGCATATGGACACAAAAACAAAGATGTTTTGCTCTTGCAAGATTGAATACGATGCTCCTCCCAATACAAACGTATGCCCAGTGTGTATGGCGTTGCCAGGGAGTCTTCCGGTTATAAACAAAAAAGCAGTAGAATATGGTATCAGGACATCCTTAGCGTTAAACTGCAATATAAACCTAACATCTATAATGGCAAGAAAACACTATTTTTATCCAGATTTACCAAAAGGATACCAGATATCTCAATACGAAAAACCTTTAGCTGAACATGGTTTTGTGCTTTTAGAAAACAAAAAAGTAAGGATAAGAAGACTACACTTAGAAGAAGACGCCGGGAAAAACAACCACTATGAAAACAGTTCTTTGGTGGACTTAAACAGAGCTGGTACACCTCTTATGGAAATAGTTACAGAACCAGATATAAACTCCGCAGAAGAAGCAAAAGAGTTTTTAGAAAAACTAAGAGCTATAGTAAGATATGCTGGTGTTTCAAAAGCAGATATGGAAAAAGGCCAGTTAAGATGCGATGTAAACGTATCTCTAAGACCAAAAGGCTCTCAAGAACTTGGCACGAGAGTAGAGGTAAAAAACGTAAACTCTTTTAAATTTGTGCAAAAAGCTATAGAATATGAGATAGAGCGCCAAAAAGCTATATTGCTTGAAGGAAAAGCTGTAGAACAAGAAACAAGAGGCTTTGATCCTCAAAGCGGTAAGACCTTTGTAATGAGAACCAAAGAAGAAGCAGAAGATTACAGATATTTTAAAGATCCAGATTTGTTTCCTCTTGTCATAACTAAAGAGCTTTTAAAGAGCATAAAAGATAATATGCCTGAGCTTCCAGATGAGCGCATAGAAAGGTTGATGAAAGATTACGGTCTTAGTAGATATGAAGCGTCTGTGCTTACAAACCTAAAAGAGTTAGGAGATTTTTTCCAAGAAGCCACAAAGTATACTAAAGAGTATAAGGCTCTTAGCAATTGGCTTTTGAACGATGTACTTGGATTTATGAACGAAAATCAGATAGAAGAAATACCCATAACACCACAACATTTGGCAAAACTAGTGGAACTTATCAAACAAGACGTCATATCTACAAAAATAGCAAAAGAAGTTATAAAAGAGATGCTAACAAGTAAAAAAGACCCAGATGTTATTATAGAAGAAAAGGGCTTAAAGCAAATATCAAACGAAGATGAGATAAAAGCGGTGGTAATAAGCGTATTAGAAAAATTCCCACAAGAAAGAGAAAGGCTAAAAAACGGCGAAGAAAAACTAATTGGATTTTTAGTAGGGGAGGTTATGAAGATTACCAAAGGCAAAGCTAATCCGAAACTTGTAAACAAGCTTATAAGAGAGTGTTTATGA